From Caldilineales bacterium, one genomic window encodes:
- a CDS encoding PLP-dependent transferase translates to MEKHPSEVKPESWLVSAGRAAEPGAPLNVPPIPASNFLIGQGREYARGDGTPTWEALEEVVGGLESGRAVAFASGMAAIAAVFDQLPVGAVVVLPDDCYQGVAGLVSAGAERQRWSLQRVAVDDTAGWIRASGVADLVWLESPSNPLLAVADLEAICAAPRKLGAIVAVDNTFATPLNQQPLEFGASVSLQSATKFIGGHSDLLAGLATTRDEELWQALRKSRELTGATPGTLEAFLAVRGARTLALRLQRAQQTAMMLAARLEMHPLVTRVRYPGLSSHPTHAIARRVLKGFGTIISFDLAGGAEFADGVCQRVRLIRHATSLGAVESTMERRAALPGQGHLPPSLLRLSVGIEDADDLWHDLESAIGSADTRHKP, encoded by the coding sequence ATGGAGAAGCACCCGTCCGAAGTCAAACCAGAGTCGTGGCTCGTCTCTGCCGGTCGCGCCGCCGAGCCTGGCGCCCCGTTGAACGTGCCACCGATCCCCGCCTCGAACTTCCTGATCGGCCAGGGGCGCGAGTACGCTCGCGGTGATGGCACACCGACCTGGGAAGCACTCGAAGAAGTCGTCGGCGGGCTTGAATCTGGTAGGGCCGTGGCGTTCGCGTCAGGAATGGCCGCCATCGCAGCGGTCTTCGATCAGCTTCCGGTTGGCGCCGTCGTGGTGCTGCCGGATGATTGCTATCAGGGTGTGGCGGGCCTGGTGTCCGCAGGCGCTGAACGACAGCGATGGTCGCTGCAGCGGGTGGCGGTGGACGATACCGCCGGCTGGATCCGCGCCAGCGGTGTGGCTGACCTGGTCTGGTTGGAATCCCCGTCCAACCCGCTGCTGGCGGTGGCGGACCTGGAGGCCATTTGCGCCGCACCGCGCAAACTCGGCGCCATCGTGGCCGTGGACAACACCTTCGCCACGCCGTTGAATCAGCAGCCGCTTGAGTTTGGCGCGTCGGTGTCTCTGCAATCGGCCACCAAGTTCATCGGTGGCCATTCGGACCTGCTGGCAGGACTGGCCACGACGAGAGACGAGGAACTCTGGCAGGCCCTCAGGAAGTCGCGCGAGTTGACCGGCGCGACGCCAGGGACACTCGAAGCCTTTCTGGCCGTCCGCGGGGCGCGAACCCTCGCCCTGCGTCTGCAGCGGGCCCAGCAGACAGCCATGATGCTTGCGGCTCGGCTCGAGATGCACCCGCTGGTCACACGCGTCCGCTATCCCGGCTTGTCCTCGCATCCGACGCACGCGATAGCCAGGCGGGTCCTCAAGGGCTTCGGCACGATCATCTCGTTCGATCTGGCCGGAGGAGCCGAGTTCGCCGATGGCGTCTGTCAGCGCGTCCGCCTCATTCGCCACGCCACGAGTCTCGGCGCGGTGGAATCTACTATGGAACGAAGAGCCGCGCTTCCAGGGCAGGGACACCTGCCGCCCTCGCTCCTGCGTCTCAGCGTTGGGATCGAAGACGCCGACGATCTCTGGCACGATCTCGAGTCGGCAATCGGCTCTGCTGATACTCGACATAAACCCTGA
- a CDS encoding PPOX class F420-dependent oxidoreductase, translating to MKLPDSARNLIESGAHAHLVTLNPDGSPQVTVVWVGLDGDDIVAAHLIESKKVRNLRRDGRIALTFESDAKSAMGLTEYLVVYGQARIEKGGAAELLQKLAYVYLGPGVKFPPMDNPPPGFITRIQVERVSGVGPWTGRSV from the coding sequence ATGAAGCTACCCGATTCTGCCCGCAACTTGATCGAATCCGGGGCGCACGCCCACCTGGTCACCCTCAACCCCGACGGCAGCCCACAAGTCACCGTCGTTTGGGTCGGGCTGGATGGAGATGACATCGTCGCCGCGCACCTCATCGAGAGCAAGAAAGTACGCAATCTGCGGCGCGATGGGCGTATAGCGTTGACATTCGAAAGCGACGCCAAGAGCGCGATGGGACTGACGGAGTACCTGGTCGTCTATGGCCAGGCCCGCATCGAAAAAGGCGGCGCGGCTGAACTGCTGCAGAAGCTGGCCTATGTCTACCTGGGGCCTGGCGTCAAATTCCCGCCGATGGACAATCCACCGCCCGGCTTCATCACCCGCATCCAGGTCGAGCGCGTCAGCGGCGTCGGGCCGTGGACCGGGCGATCCGTGTGA
- a CDS encoding class I SAM-dependent methyltransferase, giving the protein MTIRHSPMTNWGLSHLSIGKQDTVLDIGCGGGGAVHKLAKIATAGKVHGIDYSHESVMVARITNKHFLQMGRVEIQQGSVSCLPFSDSVFDLVTAVNTHNFWPDLVTDMQEILRVLKPGGKLIIIGSVYAGGKNDKRNQEYAKLVEMAFPSIDELANLCAQAGYSEVQVFEEYGRGWMCGVGRKPL; this is encoded by the coding sequence ATGACCATCAGGCATTCCCCAATGACCAACTGGGGGTTGAGTCATCTCTCGATCGGGAAACAAGACACGGTCTTGGATATCGGCTGCGGCGGGGGCGGAGCTGTCCATAAGCTGGCCAAGATCGCCACTGCGGGAAAGGTCCATGGCATCGATTACTCCCATGAGAGTGTCATGGTAGCTCGTATCACAAACAAGCATTTTCTGCAGATGGGCCGCGTCGAAATCCAGCAAGGCTCAGTATCCTGTTTGCCGTTCTCCGATAGCGTGTTTGACCTTGTCACTGCTGTCAACACACACAACTTCTGGCCTGATTTGGTCACTGATATGCAGGAGATCTTGCGGGTCCTGAAACCCGGTGGAAAGTTGATAATCATCGGGAGTGTGTATGCAGGCGGGAAGAATGACAAGCGGAATCAGGAATATGCGAAATTGGTGGAAATGGCATTCCCCAGCATCGATGAACTTGCCAATCTCTGCGCGCAGGCCGGTTATTCAGAAGTGCAGGTATTCGAGGAATATGGTCGGGGTTGGATGTGTGGCGTCGGCAGGAAACCATTGTAG
- a CDS encoding DUF302 domain-containing protein has protein sequence MYYIIPTPKSLDQACADLEAAAKRHGFGVLHVHDIGATLRSKGVAFSGQARVFEICNPVQASKVLSIDMRLNMALPCRISVYVDRGQTQIGLIEPVQMLAALSDHPALLQVAHEVQEKMIQMADEAS, from the coding sequence ATGTACTACATCATCCCCACCCCCAAATCCCTCGACCAGGCGTGCGCCGACCTCGAAGCCGCCGCCAAACGACACGGCTTCGGCGTCCTCCATGTCCACGACATCGGCGCCACCCTCCGCAGCAAGGGCGTCGCTTTCAGCGGCCAGGCCAGGGTCTTCGAGATCTGCAACCCGGTGCAGGCCAGCAAAGTCCTCTCCATCGATATGCGCCTGAATATGGCCCTGCCCTGCCGCATCTCGGTGTATGTGGACAGAGGCCAGACCCAAATCGGCTTGATCGAGCCGGTGCAGATGCTGGCAGCACTTTCTGACCACCCGGCCCTGCTACAAGTCGCCCACGAGGTGCAGGAAAAGATGATCCAGATGGCCGACGAAGCGAGCTGA
- a CDS encoding DinB family protein, translated as MAHALVDQLRFTRSEFLRGLEGLGEQDAQRRLGPMNCISWNVGHLAWQEQRYWLQRLAGTTLLPELDRQFCYGCPPLTPPLAEMLAAWNAVIAASDPLLDMLATADLTPFRSFGVEGGEFVTSVGNLMQRVIYHYWYHNGENQAIRQTLGHSGLPDFVGDIDVLAPYRPE; from the coding sequence ATGGCGCACGCACTCGTCGATCAACTTCGTTTCACCCGTTCCGAGTTCCTGCGCGGTCTCGAAGGGCTGGGGGAACAAGACGCGCAACGCCGTCTGGGGCCGATGAATTGTATCAGTTGGAATGTCGGGCATCTGGCCTGGCAAGAACAGCGCTACTGGCTCCAGCGCCTGGCCGGGACCACCCTGCTGCCAGAGTTGGATCGCCAGTTCTGCTACGGCTGCCCGCCGCTCACGCCACCCCTGGCCGAGATGCTGGCCGCCTGGAACGCCGTCATCGCCGCCAGCGACCCACTCCTCGATATGCTCGCTACCGCCGATCTCACGCCTTTTCGCAGCTTCGGCGTCGAAGGCGGCGAATTCGTCACCAGCGTGGGCAACCTGATGCAACGGGTAATCTACCACTACTGGTATCACAACGGCGAGAACCAGGCCATCCGCCAGACGCTTGGGCACAGCGGCTTGCCGGACTTCGTGGGCGACATCGATGTTCTGGCGCCGTACCGGCCGGAATAG
- a CDS encoding radical SAM protein — protein MTAAPERTRYIEIDVQTALTRVESANMPAMKWSLNPYRGCKHGCVYCYARYTHTFLELDPDQDFSQTVFVKRNLAQALRADLRAAGWRREHVSIGTATDPYQPAEGRYQLTRGALVVLRDQLTPAALVTKNTLALRDAEIMASLHRAARFHLIMSITTLDERLARELEPDVPGPAQRLRALAELAKAGVPVSVGLAPILPGINDDEVHLAALFEAAYDHGAEVGFHQPFRMYAATRTTLFAYLRRHHPHLLEPYRRLYLSQQDPPRAYREQLRARIDRLRQRFAPRAPVRPPRAAPTGQLALELND, from the coding sequence ATGACCGCCGCGCCCGAACGCACCCGCTACATCGAGATCGACGTGCAGACCGCGCTCACCCGTGTGGAGAGCGCCAACATGCCGGCGATGAAATGGTCGCTCAATCCCTATCGCGGCTGCAAGCATGGCTGTGTGTATTGCTACGCCCGCTACACGCACACCTTCCTGGAACTCGACCCCGATCAGGACTTCAGCCAAACGGTGTTCGTGAAGCGAAATCTGGCGCAGGCGCTGCGGGCCGACCTGCGCGCGGCCGGTTGGCGCCGCGAGCATGTCAGCATCGGCACGGCTACCGACCCCTACCAGCCCGCCGAGGGCCGCTACCAACTCACACGCGGCGCCCTCGTGGTCCTGCGCGACCAACTCACGCCAGCGGCGCTGGTGACCAAGAACACCCTGGCCCTGCGCGACGCCGAGATCATGGCCTCGCTCCATCGCGCCGCTCGCTTCCATCTGATTATGTCAATCACGACCCTGGATGAGCGCCTGGCACGCGAGCTGGAGCCGGATGTGCCGGGGCCGGCCCAACGGCTGCGCGCCCTGGCGGAACTGGCGAAGGCGGGGGTGCCGGTCTCGGTGGGGCTGGCGCCCATCCTGCCGGGGATCAACGACGATGAGGTGCACTTGGCGGCGCTGTTCGAGGCCGCCTATGACCACGGGGCCGAGGTCGGCTTTCATCAGCCCTTCCGCATGTATGCCGCTACCCGCACCACGCTCTTTGCCTATCTTCGCCGCCATCACCCCCACCTGCTGGAACCCTACCGGCGCCTCTACCTCAGCCAACAGGACCCGCCCCGGGCCTACCGCGAGCAGTTGCGCGCCCGCATCGACCGCCTGCGCCAGCGATTCGCCCCTCGCGCCCCCGTGCGCCCACCCCGCGCCGCCCCCACCGGGCAGTTGGCGTTGGAGTTGAACGATTAA
- a CDS encoding redoxin domain-containing protein has translation MAQLRQDYQAFIARGAEIVVVGPEDARMFNYVWDKEAMPFVGVPDPDHIVAELYSQQVKLLKFGRMPALVVIDKQGQIRYRHYANSMSDIPPNAEILAVLDQLNRPDGGAAAITPSHLSHAMSV, from the coding sequence ATGGCGCAGTTGCGCCAAGACTATCAGGCATTCATCGCCCGCGGGGCCGAGATCGTGGTCGTGGGACCCGAAGACGCCCGCATGTTCAACTATGTCTGGGATAAGGAGGCCATGCCCTTCGTGGGCGTTCCCGACCCCGACCATATCGTGGCCGAGCTCTACAGCCAGCAGGTCAAACTGCTCAAATTCGGCCGCATGCCCGCCCTGGTGGTCATCGACAAACAGGGCCAGATCCGCTACCGGCACTATGCCAACTCCATGAGCGACATCCCCCCCAACGCCGAAATCCTGGCCGTGCTCGATCAACTCAACCGGCCGGACGGCGGCGCCGCGGCCATCACCCCTTCCCATCTGAGCCACGCCATGTCGGTCTGA
- a CDS encoding LacI family transcriptional regulator produces the protein MTTLEQVAVRAGVSPATAARALSNVPTVGGGARARVLAAAEELGFEPGLGLRHPTDARSRLIGLVFPYPPAFVFGDPNLLVFMRGAEQQLARSDHGLALYPAREDQDPASGLRRFLATPFADGAIIVGTNAIEAACEHLRYRALPAVILGYRSPWGRDNTIHANNRHGAYFATRHLLGLGHTRIGVIDAAVPLADLAERLAGHRQALAEAKVAFRPERVAVGDLTEPSGGAAARHLLSLSPPPTALFAFNDRMAMGAIHQLKTAGLRVPADIAVVGFDDIPLAAMFDPPLTTVRQPAQEMGATAGRMVLGLVEGKIERFPEMSLPALLVVRDSCGAGLRPS, from the coding sequence ATGACCACACTCGAGCAGGTGGCCGTGCGCGCGGGCGTCTCGCCCGCCACCGCCGCCAGGGCGCTGAGCAATGTCCCCACGGTGGGCGGCGGCGCCAGGGCGCGGGTGCTGGCCGCCGCCGAGGAACTGGGCTTCGAACCGGGCCTGGGGCTGCGCCATCCCACCGACGCCCGCAGCCGGCTGATCGGCCTCGTCTTCCCCTACCCGCCGGCTTTTGTCTTCGGCGACCCCAACCTGTTGGTCTTCATGCGCGGGGCCGAGCAACAACTGGCCAGGAGCGATCACGGCCTGGCTCTCTACCCCGCCCGCGAGGACCAGGACCCGGCCAGCGGTCTGCGCCGCTTTCTGGCCACGCCTTTTGCCGACGGCGCCATCATCGTCGGCACGAACGCGATCGAGGCTGCCTGCGAGCATCTTCGCTACCGCGCCCTGCCGGCCGTCATCCTCGGCTATCGCTCACCCTGGGGCCGCGACAACACCATCCACGCCAACAATCGCCACGGCGCCTACTTCGCCACCCGCCATTTGCTCGGCCTGGGCCACACCCGCATCGGCGTTATCGACGCCGCGGTGCCGCTGGCCGATCTTGCCGAACGTCTGGCAGGTCACAGACAGGCCCTGGCCGAGGCCAAGGTCGCGTTTCGGCCCGAACGGGTGGCGGTGGGGGACCTGACCGAACCGAGCGGCGGCGCCGCCGCCAGGCATTTGCTCTCCCTCTCGCCGCCGCCCACGGCCTTGTTTGCCTTCAACGACCGCATGGCCATGGGCGCCATCCACCAGCTCAAAACGGCCGGCCTGCGCGTCCCCGCCGACATCGCTGTGGTCGGCTTCGACGACATCCCCCTGGCGGCCATGTTCGACCCGCCGCTCACCACCGTCCGCCAGCCCGCCCAGGAGATGGGGGCCACCGCCGGCCGCATGGTGCTGGGCCTGGTGGAGGGCAAGATCGAGCGTTTCCCCGAAATGTCATTGCCGGCGTTGTTGGTGGTGCGGGACTCGTGCGGGGCCGGGCTGAGGCCCTCATAG
- a CDS encoding MFS transporter yields the protein MRRLPRFVLVLLVIEFVDELVFGAEAAAWPLIRHDLGLDYSQIGLLLGLPVVVSGVVEPILGILADTWQRRALILGGGVAFAVAAALVGGSTSFIMLLAAMALFYPASGAFVSLSQATLMDVAPDRHEQNMARWTFAGSIGVTLGPLALGAAMAVGWGWRGLFWLFAALAAVAAGWLWRTPFPPPAAAETGQPQGFRAGLAGAVRSLRQREVLRWLLLLQFADLMLDVFFGYLALYFVDVAGVSPAQAGLAVLAWTSVGLTGDFLIIPALERVSGLAYLRLSAALVLILFPAFLLIPGWWAKLALVAALGLLNSGWYAILQGRLYSAMPGRSGSAVAVGNLFGWFGALLPLAIGLTADRLGLGPALWLLLAAPIALLVGLPYNRA from the coding sequence ATGCGGCGCCTCCCTCGCTTCGTCCTCGTCCTCCTCGTCATCGAATTTGTGGATGAACTGGTCTTTGGCGCCGAAGCCGCGGCCTGGCCGCTCATCCGCCACGACCTGGGCCTGGACTACAGCCAGATCGGGCTGCTGCTCGGCCTCCCCGTCGTGGTCAGCGGCGTAGTCGAACCGATCCTGGGCATTCTGGCCGACACCTGGCAACGGCGGGCGCTGATCTTGGGCGGGGGCGTCGCCTTTGCCGTGGCTGCGGCCCTGGTGGGGGGCAGCACCAGCTTTATCATGCTGCTGGCAGCCATGGCGCTCTTCTATCCGGCTTCCGGGGCTTTCGTCAGCCTCTCGCAGGCCACCCTGATGGACGTCGCCCCCGATCGTCATGAGCAGAACATGGCCCGGTGGACCTTTGCCGGGTCGATCGGCGTCACATTGGGGCCGCTGGCGTTGGGCGCGGCCATGGCCGTGGGCTGGGGATGGCGCGGCCTATTCTGGCTCTTTGCCGCCCTGGCGGCCGTGGCCGCCGGCTGGCTGTGGCGAACACCCTTCCCGCCGCCGGCGGCCGCCGAGACCGGGCAGCCGCAGGGGTTCCGAGCGGGGTTGGCCGGGGCCGTGCGGTCGTTGCGCCAGCGCGAGGTGCTGCGATGGCTGCTGCTGCTGCAATTCGCCGACCTGATGCTGGATGTCTTCTTCGGCTACCTGGCGCTCTACTTCGTCGATGTGGCGGGCGTTTCACCGGCGCAGGCGGGCCTGGCCGTGCTTGCCTGGACATCGGTGGGGCTGACCGGTGATTTCCTCATCATCCCGGCGTTGGAGCGCGTATCCGGGCTGGCCTATCTGCGCCTGAGCGCGGCGTTGGTGCTGATCCTGTTCCCGGCTTTCCTGCTCATCCCCGGCTGGTGGGCCAAGCTGGCGCTGGTGGCGGCGCTGGGGCTGCTGAACAGTGGCTGGTATGCCATCCTTCAGGGCCGGCTCTATTCGGCCATGCCGGGCAGAAGCGGCTCGGCCGTGGCCGTCGGCAACCTGTTCGGTTGGTTCGGCGCTTTGCTGCCGCTGGCGATCGGGCTGACAGCCGACCGCCTTGGCCTGGGGCCGGCGTTGTGGCTGCTTCTGGCCGCGCCGATTGCGTTGTTGGTGGGGCTGCCTTATAATCGGGCCTGA
- a CDS encoding lipoate--protein ligase family protein yields the protein MWRLLITDPAPGPWNMAVDEAVARCAADGLSPTTLRFYQWQPGAVSLGRHQPLADIDRGQVERLGYGLVRRPTGGRAILHIDELTYSIAGRAEDEALQGAVLDSYNRLSEGLVLGLRRLGLEAAKAPATNRAGPDVSPVCFEVPSAYEIIIGPHKIMGSAQSRRGGYVLQHGSLPLHGEITRLVEVLAVGEEAEREGLRRTLRQRAATVETLLGRRVTFWEAATVLIDGLSSALGIDLEPGELTPAELDLAHRLEAETFAHPAWLERV from the coding sequence ATGTGGCGTTTGCTCATCACCGACCCCGCGCCTGGCCCGTGGAATATGGCCGTCGATGAGGCCGTGGCCCGTTGCGCGGCCGATGGCCTCAGCCCCACCACCTTGCGCTTCTATCAGTGGCAGCCGGGCGCGGTCTCGCTTGGCCGCCATCAGCCGTTGGCCGACATCGACCGGGGGCAGGTCGAGCGCCTGGGATACGGTCTGGTGCGGCGGCCCACTGGCGGACGCGCCATCCTCCACATCGACGAACTGACCTACAGCATCGCCGGTCGGGCCGAGGACGAGGCGTTGCAGGGGGCGGTGCTCGATTCCTACAATCGCCTGAGCGAGGGGCTGGTGCTGGGCCTGCGTCGGCTGGGCCTGGAGGCGGCCAAAGCGCCCGCCACCAACCGGGCCGGGCCGGATGTCAGCCCGGTCTGTTTCGAGGTCCCCAGCGCCTACGAGATCATCATCGGCCCCCACAAGATCATGGGGTCGGCCCAGAGCCGCCGTGGCGGTTACGTCCTGCAGCACGGCTCGTTGCCCTTGCACGGCGAGATCACGCGGCTGGTGGAGGTGCTGGCCGTGGGGGAGGAGGCCGAGCGCGAGGGCCTGCGCCGAACCCTGCGCCAGCGAGCAGCCACGGTAGAGACGTTGCTGGGCCGCCGGGTGACGTTCTGGGAGGCGGCGACCGTGCTGATCGATGGCCTAAGCTCGGCCCTGGGCATCGATCTCGAACCGGGCGAACTGACGCCGGCAGAACTCGATCTCGCCCACCGTCTCGAAGCCGAAACCTTCGCCCACCCCGCCTGGCTCGAACGAGTCTGA
- a CDS encoding DUF503 domain-containing protein, with protein sequence MVIGSALIELDIPENGSLKDKRRVVKSVIARLRHEYNLAAAEVDAHDEWQRAVLAIVTVSTDPGHAHSLLEKAVAALEAWRLDCNLAGYEIELW encoded by the coding sequence ATGGTCATCGGCTCCGCCCTCATCGAACTCGACATCCCCGAAAACGGCTCGCTGAAGGACAAGCGCCGGGTGGTGAAATCGGTCATTGCCCGGCTGCGGCACGAATACAACCTGGCTGCGGCCGAGGTGGACGCCCACGACGAGTGGCAGCGGGCGGTGCTGGCCATCGTCACCGTCTCGACCGACCCCGGCCACGCCCACAGCCTGCTGGAGAAGGCCGTGGCCGCGCTCGAGGCCTGGCGGCTGGACTGCAACCTGGCCGGGTATGAGATCGAGCTGTGGTGA
- a CDS encoding DUF3786 domain-containing protein: MSAFSLFQKALAERLDPSVRQPLAAYAESLRHDLQQMEAAALAERSGAELRQEEGGVAIILPFWGEPAQAVFPALRFRSAAGSALDDLAQALLLHHLHHSQGAAVAGRWMAFSELPDGRFYAQAFQGYTGQPLARRFGQDADAFAAAALAAGGVPVPFADRAFAFRPLPRAPLLAACWQGDEDFPASYRILFDASAPRHLSTDACAILGSMLVRRLVR, from the coding sequence ATGAGCGCCTTCTCTCTCTTCCAAAAGGCCCTGGCCGAGCGGCTGGACCCAAGCGTCCGCCAGCCCCTGGCCGCTTACGCCGAAAGCCTGCGCCACGACCTGCAACAAATGGAGGCGGCGGCGCTGGCCGAGCGGTCGGGGGCCGAACTGCGGCAGGAGGAGGGCGGCGTCGCCATCATCCTGCCGTTCTGGGGCGAACCCGCCCAGGCCGTCTTCCCCGCCCTCCGCTTCCGTTCTGCCGCCGGCAGCGCCCTCGACGACCTCGCGCAGGCGCTGCTGCTCCACCACCTGCATCACAGCCAGGGCGCCGCTGTAGCCGGGAGATGGATGGCTTTCTCGGAGCTCCCCGACGGCCGTTTCTATGCCCAGGCTTTTCAGGGCTACACCGGGCAGCCGCTGGCCCGGCGCTTCGGTCAGGATGCCGATGCCTTCGCCGCCGCCGCCCTCGCCGCTGGCGGCGTCCCCGTCCCCTTTGCCGACCGCGCCTTCGCCTTTCGCCCTTTGCCCCGTGCTCCCCTGCTGGCCGCCTGCTGGCAAGGCGACGAAGATTTCCCCGCCTCCTACCGCATCCTTTTCGACGCCTCCGCCCCCCGCCACCTCTCTACCGACGCCTGCGCCATCCTGGGCAGTATGCTGGTGCGGCGGTTGGTGCGGTAG
- a CDS encoding methylenetetrahydrofolate reductase C-terminal domain-containing protein, whose amino-acid sequence MPVFTPGRRWQPAYSPFHKKERFGRRLLARSERLVKGPLWGCRMCGNCLLQETAFICPMECPKGLRNGPCGGSTSEHCYVDETRPCIWYHIYERAIKMGREEMLLEVLPPLDWDKVGGETWGDVWDQVKEVGVRNVAGAVVGRDAHHRIEVLDSVFRPVRQPDWWQGDAAYHAPAYTGPVSELERRLKAGEFVVTAEVAPPMSTATNLLEKNIDLVKPHVAAVNFTDSPSATPRMSSLACSIFALQRGAEPVLQIAARDRTRTNLQADVIGASALGIRNILCLSGDSPRLGPPPHGRMDIIDIDSVQMLWILRRLRDEGRYLDGRTIKQPPQYFLGAAASPFASNPRIQALREQKKVNAGAQFFQTNLVYDADGLEIWLNELAKRDLLDKVYILVGITPPKSLKMAEYMAHEVPGVVLPDRLLKRMEAAGDGAAEEGVAIALELMAKIKPLQGVHGFHLMAVGWEAIVPRIIAEAGLERAAVPWIAPVPQPQPVAVA is encoded by the coding sequence ATGCCCGTCTTCACGCCTGGCCGCCGCTGGCAACCGGCCTATTCTCCCTTCCACAAAAAAGAGCGATTCGGACGTCGTCTCCTGGCCCGCAGCGAACGGCTGGTCAAAGGCCCGCTGTGGGGTTGCCGGATGTGCGGCAACTGCCTGCTGCAAGAGACGGCCTTCATCTGCCCGATGGAATGCCCCAAAGGGCTGCGCAACGGCCCCTGCGGCGGTTCCACTTCCGAGCACTGCTATGTCGATGAGACCCGCCCCTGCATCTGGTATCACATCTACGAGCGCGCCATCAAGATGGGCCGCGAGGAGATGCTGCTGGAGGTGCTGCCGCCGCTGGACTGGGACAAAGTCGGCGGCGAGACCTGGGGCGATGTCTGGGATCAGGTCAAAGAGGTGGGAGTGCGGAACGTCGCCGGGGCGGTGGTCGGGCGCGATGCCCACCATCGCATCGAAGTCCTGGACAGCGTCTTTCGGCCCGTGCGCCAACCCGATTGGTGGCAGGGCGACGCCGCCTACCATGCCCCCGCCTACACCGGGCCGGTTTCTGAACTCGAACGCCGGCTGAAGGCGGGAGAATTCGTCGTCACCGCCGAGGTGGCGCCGCCCATGAGCACCGCCACCAACCTGCTGGAAAAGAACATCGACCTGGTCAAGCCTCACGTCGCCGCCGTCAACTTCACCGATTCGCCTTCGGCCACCCCGCGCATGTCCAGCCTGGCCTGCAGCATTTTCGCCCTTCAGCGCGGGGCCGAGCCGGTGTTGCAGATCGCCGCCCGCGACCGCACCCGCACGAACCTTCAGGCCGATGTCATCGGCGCCAGCGCCCTGGGCATCCGCAATATCCTCTGTCTGTCGGGCGACAGCCCCCGGCTGGGGCCGCCGCCGCACGGGCGCATGGACATCATCGACATCGACTCGGTGCAGATGCTGTGGATCCTGCGCCGGCTGCGCGACGAGGGCCGCTATCTGGACGGCCGCACGATCAAACAGCCGCCGCAATACTTCCTGGGCGCGGCCGCCTCGCCCTTTGCCTCCAACCCCCGCATCCAGGCCCTGCGCGAGCAGAAAAAGGTCAACGCCGGGGCGCAGTTCTTCCAGACCAACCTGGTCTACGACGCCGATGGGCTGGAGATCTGGCTGAACGAGCTGGCGAAGCGCGACCTCCTGGACAAAGTCTATATCCTCGTCGGCATCACCCCGCCCAAGAGCCTGAAGATGGCCGAATACATGGCCCACGAAGTCCCCGGCGTCGTCCTCCCCGACCGCCTGCTCAAGCGGATGGAAGCCGCCGGCGATGGCGCCGCCGAGGAAGGCGTGGCCATCGCCCTGGAACTGATGGCGAAGATCAAGCCGTTGCAGGGCGTGCACGGCTTCCACCTCATGGCCGTCGGCTGGGAGGCCATCGTCCCCCGCATCATCGCCGAGGCCGGGCTGGAGCGGGCGGCCGTGCCCTGGATTGCGCCCGTCCCGCAACCGCAACCCGTCGCAGTGGCTTGA
- a CDS encoding Lrp/AsnC ligand binding domain-containing protein, which yields MKAYILIKIRPGSGAEVVRNTKKLAGVSEAHLTFGPYDAVAVVQVDSVARLSRIVHEEVHPIPGVLDTLTCLAADE from the coding sequence ATGAAAGCCTACATTCTGATCAAAATCCGCCCCGGTTCGGGCGCAGAAGTCGTTCGCAACACCAAGAAACTGGCCGGCGTCAGCGAGGCCCACCTCACCTTCGGCCCCTACGACGCCGTCGCCGTCGTCCAGGTGGATTCGGTCGCCCGGCTCAGCCGCATCGTCCACGAAGAAGTCCACCCCATACCCGGCGTCCTCGACACCCTCACCTGCCTGGCTGCGGACGAATAG